The uncultured Cohaesibacter sp. genome window below encodes:
- a CDS encoding SDR family oxidoreductase: protein MDFGLKGKRALVLGASRGLGAASAILLAEEGADVIAASRSGALPVGLPESLKDKVSTIKLDLADAGSVSDVIAFLGETPVDILVNNCGGPAAGPAKGQSVEAWIAAFNAMATPIFAITDKALEAMTDKGWGRVVTIGSSGIVSPIPNLALSNGVRGAIAGWSKTLASEVAASGITVNMVLPGRIATDRLAELDAGKAKKSGQSVEEVKAASRATIPAARYGKPEEFGAVVTFLCSEQASFITGSMIRVDGGMIKGM from the coding sequence ATGGATTTCGGTCTGAAAGGAAAACGCGCACTCGTGTTGGGTGCCAGTCGTGGCCTTGGTGCCGCCTCGGCCATCCTGCTGGCCGAGGAAGGCGCTGACGTCATTGCCGCCTCCCGGTCCGGAGCGTTGCCTGTTGGCTTGCCCGAGAGCCTCAAGGACAAGGTAAGCACCATCAAGCTTGATCTGGCAGATGCCGGATCGGTGAGCGATGTGATTGCGTTTCTTGGTGAGACGCCGGTGGACATTCTGGTCAACAACTGTGGTGGACCGGCTGCCGGTCCGGCCAAGGGCCAGAGTGTGGAAGCCTGGATTGCCGCCTTCAACGCCATGGCAACGCCAATCTTCGCGATTACCGACAAGGCGCTGGAAGCGATGACCGACAAGGGCTGGGGCCGCGTGGTGACCATCGGCTCGTCCGGCATCGTCAGCCCCATCCCCAATCTGGCACTGTCCAATGGTGTGCGCGGCGCGATCGCTGGCTGGTCGAAGACGCTGGCAAGCGAAGTGGCTGCCTCCGGCATTACCGTCAACATGGTACTGCCGGGTCGCATTGCGACGGACCGGCTTGCCGAGCTTGATGCAGGCAAGGCCAAGAAAAGCGGCCAGTCTGTCGAAGAGGTCAAGGCTGCATCACGCGCAACCATTCCAGCCGCCCGTTATGGCAAGCCGGAAGAGTTCGGTGCCGTCGTCACCTTCCTGTGCTCGGAACAGGCCAGCTTCATCACCGGCTCGATGATCCGGGTCGATGGCGGCATGATCAAGGGCATGTAG
- a CDS encoding tripartite tricarboxylate transporter permease gives MDSFLIGAAQIFTFTTIAYMIAGSIAGIIASAIPGFTVTMAIVLTLPLTFTMEPLQGIAVMLSVYVGGYTGGLISAALLGIPGTPSSVATTFDAFPMARGGEAGRALSLGVWASFFGTVISTIVLIVAAPPLALIAVKLGPWEYFSLIVFALTIVASLVGDSVIRGLIAGLIGLAMSTVGSDPILGRSRFDFGFEMLETGLPFLVVLIGIYAISQLASEVEDSHSVRSGSRLVTGAIDFQTWKVMKEVLSRPVNLIRSSIVGVLIGALPGAGGSIANLVAYDQAKRSSKTPEAFGTGIADGIVASESGNSATAGGGLIPMIGLGIPGSAVDAILMASLMVHGISVGPRLIMDHSDLVYGMFIAMVVSSFIMLIVAIFSMRLFLRVAEVPKWIIVPVVMICCVVGAFALNNRISDLYLLGFIGVVGYALRALGYSLAPLVLGVILGPIAETNLRRALMTDGDPTVFFTRPISLLFLIAAVISIVWAIRTHLKKRKTDERFFDAAAS, from the coding sequence ATGGATAGCTTCCTGATCGGCGCAGCCCAGATTTTCACCTTCACCACGATCGCCTACATGATCGCAGGATCGATTGCCGGCATCATTGCCTCGGCCATTCCCGGCTTCACAGTGACCATGGCCATCGTGCTGACCCTGCCTCTGACCTTCACCATGGAGCCACTGCAGGGCATTGCCGTCATGCTCTCGGTCTATGTGGGCGGCTACACCGGCGGCCTGATTTCCGCAGCGCTGCTCGGCATTCCGGGCACGCCATCCTCCGTTGCCACAACCTTTGATGCCTTTCCCATGGCCCGCGGAGGTGAAGCCGGACGCGCCCTGTCCCTCGGCGTCTGGGCTTCCTTCTTCGGCACGGTCATTTCCACTATCGTGCTGATCGTCGCCGCGCCGCCACTGGCCCTCATCGCGGTCAAGCTCGGCCCCTGGGAATATTTCTCGCTCATCGTCTTCGCTCTGACGATCGTTGCGAGCCTTGTTGGCGACTCCGTCATCAGAGGTCTCATCGCCGGTCTCATCGGCCTTGCCATGTCGACCGTCGGCAGCGACCCCATTCTCGGACGGTCCCGGTTCGACTTCGGCTTCGAGATGTTGGAGACCGGCCTGCCGTTCCTTGTCGTCCTCATCGGCATCTATGCCATTTCCCAGCTTGCCTCGGAAGTGGAGGATTCCCACAGCGTCCGCTCCGGCAGCAGGCTGGTCACCGGCGCCATCGACTTCCAGACATGGAAGGTGATGAAAGAAGTGCTCTCCCGTCCGGTCAACCTGATCCGCTCGTCGATTGTCGGCGTCCTGATTGGCGCTCTGCCGGGCGCAGGGGGATCGATTGCCAACCTTGTTGCCTATGATCAGGCCAAACGCTCGTCCAAGACCCCTGAGGCTTTCGGCACCGGCATCGCGGACGGAATCGTAGCCTCGGAATCGGGCAACTCGGCGACAGCCGGTGGCGGGCTCATCCCGATGATCGGGTTGGGCATTCCCGGCTCGGCGGTTGATGCCATCCTCATGGCCTCGCTGATGGTCCATGGCATTTCCGTGGGTCCCCGTCTGATCATGGATCATTCCGATCTGGTCTACGGCATGTTCATCGCCATGGTGGTTTCATCCTTCATCATGCTGATTGTCGCCATCTTCTCCATGCGCCTTTTCCTGCGCGTGGCCGAAGTGCCAAAGTGGATCATCGTGCCAGTGGTCATGATCTGCTGTGTGGTCGGGGCCTTTGCCCTCAACAACCGCATTTCAGATCTCTATCTGCTCGGCTTCATCGGTGTTGTGGGCTACGCCCTCAGAGCCCTTGGTTATTCGCTCGCGCCACTGGTACTGGGTGTCATTCTCGGGCCGATCGCAGAAACCAACCTGCGCCGGGCCCTGATGACCGATGGGGATCCGACCGTATTCTTCACCCGCCCCATCAGTCTTTTGTTCCTGATTGCTGCCGTCATCTCGATTGTCTGGGCGATCAGGACACATCTGAAGAAACGCAAGACAGACGAAAGGTTCTTCGATGCAGCTGCGTCATGA
- a CDS encoding tripartite tricarboxylate transporter substrate binding protein, producing MNLRSGLAALVAAVSLFSSPVLAADYPERPVEFIVPWAPGGGSDTLMRLIANDIKPYLGVDMPIINMPGVGGTVGLREASRRAADGYTISQVHEGLLVASQIGLTELKWTDFEPIALMTSSPQYLVVNGKAPYKTFEEFVTYAKAHPGEITMGVTLGGVPHLHAAMIEQAFGLKFSYVGYEGTGQRIRALVGANLDAAIGDISSSKQFVDNGDLIFLAVGSTKRVKEAPDVPTFAELGSDIELSVTRGIVMPKDTPQEARDKMEAALKALAADETYIKQTNNAGAEVDFRGQVDYNKYLSKLDKTVSELAEVLAP from the coding sequence ATGAATTTACGTTCGGGCCTCGCAGCCCTCGTTGCAGCCGTTTCACTCTTTTCTTCACCCGTCCTCGCCGCCGACTATCCGGAGCGACCGGTCGAATTCATCGTTCCCTGGGCACCGGGTGGTGGCTCCGATACGCTGATGCGTCTCATTGCCAATGACATCAAGCCTTATCTCGGCGTTGACATGCCGATCATCAACATGCCTGGCGTTGGTGGTACGGTTGGCCTGCGCGAAGCCTCTCGCCGCGCCGCGGATGGATACACCATCTCTCAGGTTCATGAAGGTCTTCTGGTCGCCTCGCAGATCGGTCTGACTGAACTCAAATGGACCGATTTCGAGCCGATCGCCCTGATGACCTCTTCGCCGCAGTATCTGGTCGTCAATGGCAAGGCACCCTACAAGACCTTTGAAGAGTTCGTGACCTATGCCAAGGCCCATCCGGGCGAGATCACCATGGGCGTCACCCTTGGCGGCGTGCCACACCTGCATGCAGCCATGATCGAACAGGCATTCGGCCTCAAATTCTCCTACGTCGGCTATGAAGGCACCGGACAGCGCATTCGCGCCCTTGTTGGCGCCAACCTCGACGCAGCCATCGGCGACATCAGCTCGTCCAAACAGTTCGTCGACAATGGCGATCTGATCTTCCTCGCCGTGGGATCGACCAAACGCGTCAAGGAAGCACCGGATGTACCGACCTTTGCCGAACTGGGTTCCGACATCGAACTGAGCGTCACTCGTGGCATCGTCATGCCGAAAGACACCCCGCAGGAAGCCCGTGACAAGATGGAAGCTGCCCTCAAGGCCCTGGCTGCTGACGAAACCTACATCAAGCAGACCAACAATGCGGGCGCCGAGGTCGATTTCCGCGGTCAGGTTGATTACAACAAGTATCTCAGCAAACTCGACAAGACGGTTTCTGAACTGGCAGAGGTGCTTGCACCGTGA
- a CDS encoding type 1 glutamine amidotransferase, whose protein sequence is MGKRLLYLGNGRSLQSVAKLDERFETWGLNVDRFWAYDGQFPLSLDGYDGIFLSGSPHGAYEEIDFILREHDLIREAAEKKIPMLGVCFGHQILASALCGKDQVFRRTSCEIGYKDLPVTEAARTDKIAKDLHETVHMFVWHNDEVFGSHPDMTILAYSDDCANHVWRYKDEDIWGIQGHPEVTLAQAPIWFEQNRERMELDGADIEELKASAHEADEAKTMLTRFTELVLNG, encoded by the coding sequence ATGGGTAAACGTCTTTTATATTTGGGCAATGGCCGGTCTTTGCAGTCGGTTGCCAAACTCGACGAACGGTTTGAAACCTGGGGCCTCAACGTCGATCGCTTCTGGGCCTATGATGGCCAGTTCCCGCTTTCCCTCGATGGCTATGACGGCATCTTCCTGTCTGGCAGCCCGCATGGTGCCTATGAGGAGATCGACTTCATCCTGCGTGAGCATGATCTCATCCGTGAGGCGGCTGAAAAGAAGATCCCGATGCTGGGTGTTTGCTTTGGTCACCAGATCCTCGCCTCGGCACTGTGCGGCAAGGATCAGGTTTTCCGGCGTACCAGCTGCGAGATCGGCTACAAGGATCTGCCGGTCACGGAAGCGGCTCGCACCGACAAGATTGCCAAGGATCTGCACGAAACCGTGCACATGTTCGTCTGGCACAATGACGAAGTGTTTGGCTCTCATCCGGACATGACCATTCTGGCCTACTCGGACGATTGTGCCAACCATGTCTGGCGCTACAAGGACGAGGATATCTGGGGCATTCAGGGCCATCCGGAAGTCACCCTGGCGCAGGCCCCGATCTGGTTCGAACAGAACCGCGAGCGGATGGAGCTGGACGGTGCCGACATCGAAGAGCTGAAGGCATCCGCCCATGAAGCCGATGAGGCAAAGACCATGCTGACCCGTTTCACCGAACTGGTGCTTAACGGCTGA
- a CDS encoding tripartite tricarboxylate transporter TctB family protein, with protein MSQPDLDEELALEAGEIARLVSYILFLLIATGMFFAAGDIPTSRFERLGAGAFPQFVFAGIVLICAIAIVLTVPKISAAAYGEFFRFAAKWARKCYLVFLCLAALGLYLVAMPWLGFSLASLIFLLGMQLVLLPRSIKSIVIAAIIAVVFSYGLNMLFAEVFTVFLPKGVL; from the coding sequence GTGAGCCAGCCGGATCTTGACGAAGAACTGGCTTTGGAGGCGGGCGAGATCGCCCGCCTCGTAAGCTATATCCTGTTTCTTCTCATCGCTACGGGGATGTTTTTTGCCGCAGGCGACATCCCGACCTCCCGCTTCGAGCGGTTGGGAGCAGGGGCTTTCCCGCAATTTGTCTTTGCCGGTATCGTCCTCATCTGTGCCATTGCGATTGTCCTGACCGTTCCCAAGATTTCCGCCGCAGCCTATGGGGAGTTTTTCCGCTTCGCCGCGAAATGGGCACGCAAATGCTACCTCGTGTTCCTGTGCCTTGCTGCCCTTGGCCTCTATCTTGTCGCCATGCCGTGGCTCGGCTTCAGTCTCGCCAGCCTCATTTTTCTCCTTGGCATGCAGCTGGTGCTGCTGCCAAGGTCCATCAAATCGATTGTCATCGCAGCCATCATTGCTGTGGTCTTTTCCTACGGGTTGAACATGCTGTTCGCAGAGGTCTTTACGGTCTTCCTGCCAAAGGGAGTGTTGTGA
- a CDS encoding bile acid:sodium symporter family protein, whose amino-acid sequence MKFLKRIGIDTYMLLLVATVCLGLLIPARGIAMTGLGHVTFWAVALLFFLYGAKLDASSVKAGLMNWRLQGLTFLATYLVIPIIGLALAAVFGPLLGTTVTLGLLFLAVLPSTVQSSIAFTSIAGGNVPAAICAASVSNMIGVALTPALVALLMHQGTGGVSFDAVIKISTQILLPFVLGQMVRPLIGSFIARHKLLTMVVDRGSILLIVYKAFSSGTTSGLWNAIPLSSLAMLFVVILIFLALTMASMIVGGRVFKLNYPDSAVLFYCGSTKSLASGLPIASALFAADQVGAIVLPIMIYHMSQLLVCAYVSQKAGRRIREEETRQGALASQGAK is encoded by the coding sequence ATGAAGTTTCTCAAACGCATTGGTATCGACACATACATGTTGCTGTTGGTTGCGACCGTGTGTCTCGGCCTGCTGATCCCCGCGCGCGGCATCGCCATGACCGGGCTCGGTCATGTCACCTTCTGGGCCGTCGCTTTGCTGTTTTTCCTGTACGGTGCCAAGCTGGATGCCAGCTCGGTGAAGGCCGGGCTGATGAACTGGCGACTGCAGGGTCTTACATTTCTGGCAACCTATCTGGTGATCCCGATCATCGGCCTGGCTCTGGCGGCAGTCTTCGGCCCACTGCTCGGTACGACCGTCACCCTTGGCCTGCTGTTTCTCGCCGTGCTGCCGTCCACGGTCCAGTCATCCATCGCCTTTACCTCGATTGCTGGTGGCAATGTGCCTGCCGCCATCTGCGCGGCCTCTGTTTCCAACATGATCGGTGTTGCCCTGACACCGGCACTCGTGGCGCTGCTGATGCATCAGGGCACTGGCGGCGTCAGCTTCGATGCAGTGATAAAGATCAGCACCCAGATCCTGCTGCCCTTTGTTCTGGGCCAGATGGTACGGCCGCTGATTGGCTCGTTCATCGCAAGACACAAGCTCTTGACCATGGTCGTGGACCGTGGATCCATTCTGCTGATTGTCTACAAGGCCTTCAGCTCCGGCACCACGTCGGGCCTGTGGAATGCCATCCCGCTTTCCAGCCTTGCCATGCTATTCGTGGTCATCCTCATTTTCCTTGCCCTGACCATGGCGTCCATGATCGTCGGCGGACGGGTGTTCAAACTCAACTATCCGGACAGCGCCGTGCTGTTCTATTGCGGCTCAACCAAAAGCCTTGCCAGTGGCCTGCCCATTGCCAGCGCCCTGTTTGCAGCCGATCAGGTGGGTGCGATCGTGCTGCCGATCATGATCTATCACATGAGCCAGCTGCTGGTTTGTGCCTATGTTTCGCAGAAGGCGGGGAGACGCATTCGCGAAGAGGAAACCCGGCAGGGCGCATTGGCCAGCCAAGGAGCCAAATAG
- a CDS encoding LysR family transcriptional regulator — MDTRQLETLLAVVQHGGFAAAAEAVNLTASAVSQQIAALESELQTDLFDRSRRPPVLTAKGSEMVRSARTILQIVTETKASVSGAKVRGTLAFGTLRTAANSYVPRTLATIRSTFPDLSFRLRIGMSEQLMSEVASGQLDAALVADQVTVPSGLIWTEVLSEPLLILLPAGAKELSFEELVRTIPYIRYRIHVPLARQIDTELARLGAEQRQLVSVNTMPAVIGCVEAGLGFSVVPEVALHGMVTTGLETIPFGSPPIYRKLGVVRRPSSSRTAVLDVLTDALLSYRMPRA, encoded by the coding sequence ATGGACACACGACAACTCGAAACATTGCTGGCCGTCGTTCAACACGGTGGCTTTGCTGCCGCGGCCGAGGCCGTCAACCTGACCGCATCGGCCGTGAGCCAGCAGATTGCTGCGCTGGAATCGGAGCTGCAAACAGATCTGTTCGACCGGTCCCGAAGGCCGCCTGTCTTGACCGCAAAGGGATCGGAGATGGTGCGTTCGGCGCGCACGATTCTGCAGATTGTCACCGAGACCAAAGCGTCGGTCAGTGGGGCCAAGGTACGGGGAACATTGGCATTTGGCACTTTGCGAACGGCTGCCAATTCCTACGTGCCGCGCACGCTGGCGACAATCCGGTCAACCTTCCCTGATCTGTCGTTTCGCCTCCGTATCGGCATGTCGGAGCAGCTCATGAGCGAGGTTGCCTCGGGGCAGCTGGATGCGGCACTCGTCGCCGATCAGGTGACGGTGCCGAGCGGTCTGATCTGGACGGAAGTGCTTAGCGAGCCACTGTTGATCCTGCTTCCAGCCGGCGCAAAAGAGCTGTCGTTTGAGGAGCTCGTGCGGACGATTCCCTACATCCGATATCGCATTCACGTGCCTCTGGCGCGTCAAATTGACACGGAATTGGCCCGTCTGGGGGCGGAACAGCGCCAGCTTGTTTCTGTGAATACCATGCCAGCGGTGATTGGTTGCGTTGAAGCAGGGCTTGGATTTTCGGTCGTGCCGGAAGTGGCCCTGCATGGCATGGTGACAACCGGCCTTGAAACCATCCCCTTCGGATCGCCGCCGATCTATCGCAAACTGGGAGTTGTACGGCGACCAAGTTCCAGTCGCACAGCAGTTCTCGACGTGCTGACTGACGCCCTGCTCAGCTATCGAATGCCCCGCGCCTGA
- a CDS encoding dihydrodipicolinate synthase family protein produces MALLASDTKGVFSISVTPFDEQGAIDFDSLDRVTDFYLEKGSTGITVLGMMGEAPKMTQAEAVDIAGRVIKRTNGAPIVVGVSAPGLAAISDLSKKVMDLGAAGVMIAPPGNLKTNEQIIAYYANACEAAGAGVPVVLQDFPLSTGVNISTDTLGTIIDQNEQIVMLKHEDWPGLEKISAVREAEKAGRRRISILCGNGALFLPESMARGANGAMTGFAYIEMLRDIVAFAEKGDMDKAQDIYDAYLPLVCYEQQPGLGLAVRKYVLQKRGVIASEAMRKPGKGLTAAARSEVDRIIDRQEKRLKELG; encoded by the coding sequence ATGGCTCTTCTAGCTTCCGACACCAAGGGTGTCTTCTCGATCTCGGTGACGCCCTTTGACGAACAGGGCGCCATCGACTTTGACAGTCTTGATCGGGTGACAGACTTTTATCTGGAAAAGGGGTCAACGGGTATCACCGTGCTGGGCATGATGGGCGAAGCACCCAAGATGACCCAGGCTGAAGCCGTTGACATCGCCGGACGCGTGATCAAGCGCACCAATGGCGCTCCCATCGTTGTTGGCGTCTCGGCGCCGGGGCTTGCTGCCATCTCCGATTTGTCAAAGAAGGTGATGGATCTGGGGGCTGCCGGTGTGATGATCGCCCCTCCGGGCAACCTCAAGACCAACGAGCAGATCATCGCCTATTATGCCAATGCCTGCGAAGCGGCCGGGGCCGGAGTGCCGGTGGTCCTGCAGGACTTCCCGTTGAGCACCGGGGTCAATATCTCGACCGATACCCTTGGCACGATCATCGACCAGAACGAGCAGATCGTCATGCTCAAGCATGAAGACTGGCCGGGTCTGGAGAAGATCAGTGCCGTGCGTGAGGCCGAGAAAGCCGGTCGCCGTCGCATTTCGATCCTGTGTGGCAACGGCGCGCTGTTCCTGCCCGAATCCATGGCACGTGGCGCCAATGGTGCCATGACGGGCTTTGCCTATATCGAAATGCTGCGCGATATCGTGGCCTTTGCCGAAAAGGGCGACATGGACAAGGCGCAGGATATCTATGATGCCTATCTGCCGCTCGTCTGTTATGAACAGCAGCCGGGGCTTGGCCTTGCCGTTCGCAAATATGTGTTGCAGAAACGGGGCGTGATCGCCTCCGAAGCGATGCGCAAACCGGGCAAGGGGCTGACGGCTGCGGCCCGCAGTGAGGTCGATCGCATCATTGATCGACAGGAAAAGAGATTGAAGGAGCTTGGCTGA
- a CDS encoding gamma-glutamyltransferase family protein — protein MQLRHDPIYSSRRSPVLADNVVATSQPLATQAGLTILQRGGNAVDAAIATAATLTVVEPTGNGLGSDAFCILWDGRQLHGLNASGRAPAAWTADRFPKGMPAHGWDSVTVPGAVSAWVELSERFGKLELSEVLAPAIHYAEEGFIVSPVIGALWSRGAATLKDQPGFADHFMPNGRAPKAGERFVNRALAKTLKAIAQTHGKAFYEGEIAEKIVAFSKANGGAMAMSDLAEHSLDWCGTISQSFDDVDLHEIPPNGQGIAALMALGMLQHTSIRDHGPDDLAAVHLQIEAIKLAYADLHRYVADRRFMKDIRETDLLDPDYLKARARLISMDRAQNLGPGAPKRGGTVLLNAADASGMMISYIQSNYAGFGSGVVVPDTGIAMQNRGFGFTTEAGHPNCVAPKKRPFHTIIPGFAMKNGAPLMAFGMMGGPIQAQGHMQLLLRTQLWDQDVQTAADAPRWRMIENLDVACEPQMPEALLEGLVDLGHRIQIEAPDNAFGFGGAQLVQRLAGGGYAAGSDPRKDGQAAGF, from the coding sequence ATGCAGCTGCGTCATGATCCCATTTATTCATCCCGCCGCTCACCGGTTCTGGCTGACAATGTCGTCGCGACATCCCAGCCTCTTGCAACCCAGGCAGGCCTGACGATCTTGCAGCGCGGCGGCAATGCCGTCGACGCTGCCATCGCCACGGCTGCAACCCTCACTGTCGTTGAGCCGACCGGCAACGGCCTTGGATCCGATGCCTTCTGCATCCTCTGGGATGGCAGGCAACTGCATGGTCTCAACGCATCGGGCCGCGCACCGGCGGCCTGGACAGCGGATCGCTTCCCCAAGGGAATGCCCGCTCATGGTTGGGACAGCGTAACCGTCCCCGGCGCAGTCAGTGCCTGGGTCGAACTGTCCGAACGATTTGGCAAGCTGGAACTCTCCGAGGTTCTGGCTCCCGCCATTCACTATGCCGAAGAAGGCTTCATTGTGTCACCGGTAATCGGCGCGCTCTGGTCACGCGGAGCCGCAACACTGAAGGATCAGCCCGGCTTTGCCGACCACTTCATGCCCAACGGACGGGCACCGAAGGCCGGCGAACGCTTCGTCAACCGGGCTCTGGCCAAAACCCTCAAGGCCATCGCCCAGACACACGGCAAGGCCTTTTATGAAGGCGAGATCGCCGAAAAGATCGTCGCCTTTTCCAAGGCCAATGGCGGCGCAATGGCGATGTCCGATCTGGCCGAGCACAGCCTGGACTGGTGCGGCACGATCAGCCAGTCCTTCGACGATGTCGACCTGCATGAAATCCCGCCAAACGGGCAGGGGATCGCCGCCTTGATGGCGCTTGGCATGCTCCAGCACACCTCGATCCGGGATCACGGACCGGATGACCTCGCCGCAGTGCATCTGCAGATCGAGGCTATCAAGCTCGCCTATGCCGACCTGCATCGCTATGTTGCCGACCGCCGCTTCATGAAGGACATCCGGGAAACAGATCTTCTCGATCCGGACTATCTCAAGGCCCGGGCCCGGCTGATCAGCATGGATCGTGCCCAGAATCTTGGGCCGGGGGCACCAAAACGTGGCGGTACCGTGCTGCTTAATGCAGCCGACGCCTCGGGCATGATGATCAGCTACATCCAGTCCAACTACGCAGGCTTCGGCTCTGGTGTTGTCGTGCCCGACACGGGCATCGCCATGCAGAACCGTGGCTTTGGTTTTACCACAGAGGCGGGCCATCCCAACTGCGTCGCGCCAAAGAAGCGACCCTTCCACACGATCATTCCGGGCTTTGCCATGAAGAATGGCGCACCGCTCATGGCCTTTGGCATGATGGGGGGGCCAATTCAGGCACAGGGTCATATGCAGCTCTTGCTCCGCACCCAACTTTGGGATCAGGATGTGCAGACCGCAGCCGACGCTCCTCGCTGGCGCATGATCGAGAATCTGGATGTCGCCTGCGAACCCCAGATGCCGGAAGCCCTGCTTGAAGGTCTGGTCGATCTTGGCCACCGCATCCAGATTGAAGCCCCGGACAATGCGTTTGGCTTTGGCGGTGCCCAACTGGTGCAAAGGCTGGCGGGTGGAGGATATGCAGCCGGTTCCGACCCGCGCAAGGACGGGCAGGCCGCTGGTTTTTGA
- a CDS encoding Xaa-Pro peptidase family protein — MPTPAYWFQREEYLARLARVQAELKKRDLDGLVAFLPETVTWVTGYYTRAYGTLQFAIIPADGEPTLFCRDVEEYYLDTTCVFPDRVMWTDSDDRMKVAADAIRSRMGPNAKLGIELSAWPLSAGRFEYLKTAIPGILWQDESNLAPTMRLIKSPAEIAYQRLAAKAAEAGMQAAIDASEVGVSEREMAAQICAAMIRAGSDLPGPGVMSSGERAFHLHGGYSDRVLEAGDIVQIEVTPNVHHYHARFMRPIRIAPARDDDHAIVEKLIAIQDAALAEVRPGVAATVPDSIYRDGILSAGLRETYTNKTFYSVGLLLQPNGGEPLEAEPSCTWKFEPGQTFHTYLLASGYGMSETIAITETGYERLTNFPRKLFVK; from the coding sequence ATGCCGACACCTGCCTATTGGTTCCAGCGCGAGGAATATCTCGCCCGTCTTGCCCGCGTTCAGGCCGAACTCAAAAAACGGGATCTTGATGGCCTCGTGGCCTTTCTGCCCGAGACCGTGACCTGGGTTACCGGTTATTATACCCGCGCCTATGGCACATTGCAGTTTGCCATCATTCCCGCTGACGGCGAGCCTACCCTCTTCTGCCGCGATGTCGAGGAATACTATCTCGATACGACCTGTGTCTTTCCCGATCGGGTGATGTGGACCGACAGTGACGACCGAATGAAGGTGGCAGCCGATGCGATCCGCAGCCGGATGGGGCCGAATGCCAAACTGGGCATCGAATTGTCTGCATGGCCCCTTTCTGCCGGGCGTTTCGAATATCTCAAGACTGCCATCCCCGGCATTCTCTGGCAAGACGAGAGCAATCTGGCTCCGACCATGCGCCTCATCAAGAGCCCGGCCGAGATCGCCTACCAGCGGCTTGCGGCAAAGGCGGCTGAAGCTGGCATGCAGGCTGCCATTGATGCGTCTGAAGTCGGCGTGTCCGAACGTGAAATGGCTGCCCAGATCTGCGCGGCAATGATCCGGGCCGGATCCGACCTGCCGGGACCGGGGGTTATGTCGTCCGGTGAGCGAGCCTTCCACCTGCACGGCGGCTACTCGGACCGTGTGCTTGAGGCTGGCGATATCGTGCAGATCGAGGTAACCCCGAACGTTCACCACTATCATGCCCGGTTCATGCGACCCATCCGCATTGCTCCTGCTCGGGATGATGATCACGCCATTGTCGAGAAACTGATTGCCATTCAGGATGCTGCTCTTGCAGAAGTGCGCCCAGGTGTGGCAGCGACGGTACCGGACAGCATCTATCGCGACGGCATCCTGTCTGCCGGTCTGCGCGAGACCTATACCAACAAGACCTTCTACTCGGTCGGTCTCCTGCTGCAGCCGAATGGTGGCGAGCCACTTGAGGCAGAGCCGAGTTGCACTTGGAAATTCGAACCGGGCCAGACCTTCCATACTTATCTTCTGGCGAGCGGTTACGGTATGTCAGAAACCATCGCCATCACGGAAACGGGCTACGAAAGACTGACCAATTTCCCCCGTAAGCTGTTTGTAAAATAA